Proteins found in one Ovis canadensis isolate MfBH-ARS-UI-01 breed Bighorn chromosome 20, ARS-UI_OviCan_v2, whole genome shotgun sequence genomic segment:
- the DHX16 gene encoding pre-mRNA-splicing factor ATP-dependent RNA helicase DHX16 → MATPAGLERWVQDELHSVLGLSERHVAQFLIGTAQRCASAEEFVQRLRDTDTLDLSGPARDFALRLWNKVPRKAVVEKPARAAEREARALLEKNRSYMLLEDSEESSEETVGRAGSSVQKKRKKRKHLRKKREEEEEDEEEEQVSEKGKRKTGEKKEQTEKPESEDEWERTERERLQDLEERDAFAERVRQRDKDRTRNVLERSDKKAYEEAQKRLKMAEEDRKAMVPELRKKSRREYLAKREREKLEDLEAELADEEFLFGDVELSRHERRELRYKRRVRDLAREYRAAGEQEKLEATNRYHMPEETRGQPARAVDLVEEESGAPGEEQRRWEEARLGAASLKFGARDAASQEPKYQLVLEEEETIEFVRATQLQGDEEPSAPPAPTQAQQKESIQAVRRSLPVFPFREELLAAIANHQVLIIEGETGSGKTTQIPQYLFEEGYTRKGMKIACTQPRRVAAMSVAARVAREMGVKLGNEVGYSIRFEDCTSERTVLRYMTDGMLLREFLSEPDLASYSVVMVDEAHERTLHTDILFGLIKDVARFRPELKVLVASATLDTARFSTFFDDAPIFRIPGRRFPVDIFYTKAPEADYLEACVVSVLQIHVTQPPGDILVFLTGQEEIEAACEMLQDRCRRLGSKIRELLVLPIYANLPSDMQARIFQPTPPGARKVVVATNIAETSLTIEGIIYVLDPGFCKQKSYNPRTGMESLTVTPCSKASANQRAGRAGRVAAGKCFRLYTAWAYQHELEETTVPEIQRTSLGNVVLLLKSLGIHDLMHFDFLDPPPYETLLLALEQLYALGALNHLGELTTSGRKMAELPVDPMLSKMILASEKYSCSEEILTVAAMLSVNNSIFYRPKDKVVHADNARVNFFLPGGDHLVLLNVYTQWAESGYSSQWCYENFVQFRSMRRARDVREQLEGLLERVEVGLSSCQGDYIRVRKAITAGYFYHTARLTRSGYRTVKQQQTVFIHPNSSLFEEQPRWLLYHELVLTTKEFMRQVLEIESSWLLEVAPHYYKAKELEDPHAKKMPKKIGKTREELG, encoded by the exons ATGGCGACACCGGCGGGGCTGGAGCGCTGGGTGCAAGACGAGCTGCACTCGGTGCTGGGACTGAGCGAGCGGCACGTGGCCCAGTTCTTGATCGGTACCGCGCAGCGCTGTGCCTCGGCAGAGGAATTCGTGCAGCGCTTGCGAGACACCGATACCCTGGACCTCAGTGGGCCGGCCCGGGACTTCGCCCTGAGACTCTGGAACAAG GTCCCACGGAAGGCAGTGGTGGAAAAGCCAGCTCGGGCAGCCGAGCGAGAGGCCCGAGCCCTGCTGGAAAAGAACCGCTCTTATATGTTGTTGGAGGACAGTGAGGAGAGCAGCGAGGAgactgtgggcagggctgggagcagtGTCCAGAAGAAGCGGAAAAAACGGAAACACCTCAGGAAGAAAcgtgaggaggaagaggaagacgaGGAGGAGGAACAAGTTtctgagaaaggaaagaggaagacagg GGAGAAGAAAGAGCAGACGGAAAAGCCGGAGTCGGAGGATGAGTGGGAGCGGACAGAGCGAGAGCGCCTTCAGGACCTGGAGGAACGCGATGCATTCGCTGAGCGGGTTCGGCAGCGGGACAAGGATCGGACTCGCAACGTCCTGGAGCGGTCAGACAAGAAG gCTTACGAAGAGGCTCAGAAGCGCCTCAAGATGGCTGAGGAAGACCGGAAAGCCATG GTCCCTGAGCTGAGGAAGAAATCCCGCCGAGAGTACCTGGCCAAGCGGGAGCGAGAGAAGCTGGAAGACCTGGAGGCCGAGCTGGCCGACGAGGAGTTCCTCTTCGGGGACGTGGAGCTGAGCCGACACGAGCGCCGGGAGCTCAGGTACAAGCGGCGTGTGCGGGATCTGGCCCGGGAGTACCGGGCGGCTGGGGAGCAGGAGAAGCTGGAGGCCACCAATCGCTACCACATGCCCGAGGAGACCCGAGGACAG CCTGCACGTGCAGTGGATCTAGTGGAGGAGGAGTCCGGCGCCCCTGGGGAGGAGCAGCGGCGCTGGGAGGAGGCCCGGCTCGGGGCAGCATCCCTGAAGTTTGGGGCccgagatgctgcctcccaggagcCCAAGTATCAGCTggtgctggaggaggaggagaccatTGAGTTTGTCCGGGCCACTCAGCTCCAGGGCGatgag GAGCCGTCGGCCCCGCCCGCCCCCACTCAGGCCCAGCAGAAGGAGTCCATCCAGGCCGTGCGCCGCAGTCTTCCTGTGTTCCCGTTCCGCGAGGAGCTCCTGGCCGCTATTGCGAACCATCAGGTCCTCATCATCGAAGGCGAGACGGGCTCGGGCAAGACCACCCAGATCCCACAGTACCTCTTTGAGGAG GGTTACACAAGGAAGGGTATGAAGATCGCCTGTACCCAGCCCCGGCGAGTGGCAGCCATGAGTGTGGCTGCCCGAGTGGCCCGGGAGATGGGTGTGAAGCTTGGCAATGAG GTCGGCTACAGCATCCGCTTCGAGGACTGCACGTCAGAGCGAACCGTCCTGCGCTACATGACGGATGGGATGCTTCTCCGGGAGTTCCTCTCTGAGCCTGACCTTGCGAGTTACAG CGTGGTGATGGTGGATGAGGCCCACGAACGGACCCTGCACACAGACATTCTCTTTGGCTTGATCAAGGACGTTGCGCGGTTCCGACCTGAGCTCAAGGTCCTGGTGGCTTCAGCCACACTGGACACGGCCCGCTTTTCCACCTTCTTCGATGACGCCCCCATCTTCCGAATCCCTGGACGCAGGTTTCCAGTTGACATCTTCTACACCAAG GCTCCGGAGGCGGACTACCTGGAGGCCTGTGTGGTGTCCGTGCTGCAGATCCACGTGACTCAGCCCCCCGGGGACATCCTGGTGTTCCTGACAGGACAG GAGGAGATCGAGGCTGCCTGCGAGATGCTCCAGGATCGCTGCCGCCGCCTGGGCTCCAAGATCCGGGAGCTCCTGGTGCTGCCCATTTATGCCAACCTGCCTTCCGACATGCAGGCGCGGATCTTCCAGCCCACGCCCCCAGGGGCACGGAAG GTGGTTGTGGCAACCAATATTGCTGAGACCTCGCTCACCATTGAGGGCATCATTTACGTGCTGGATCCAGGGTTTTGTAAGCAGAAGAGCTACAACCCCCGCACAGGCATGGAATCGCTCACTGTCACACCCTGCAGCAAG GCCTCTGCCAATCAGCGAGCTGGCCGGGCGGGTCGGGTGGCTGCAGGGAAGTGCTTCCGCCTGTATACTGCCTGGGCTTACCAGCACGAGCTGGAGGAAACCACGGTGCCTGAGATTCAGAGGACCAGCCTGGGCAATGTCGTGTTGCTGCTCAAGAGCTTAG GGATCCATGACCTAATGCACTTTGATTTCCTGGACCCCCCGCCATATGAGACCCTGCTGCTGGCTCTGGAGCAGCTGTATGCGCTAGGAGCCCTCAACCACCTTGGGGAGCTCACCACG tCTGGTCGAAAGATGGCAGAGCTGCCTGTGGACCCCATGCTGTCTAAAATGATCCTGGCCTCTGAGAA GTACAGCTGTTCAGAGGAGATCCTGACAGTGGCTGCCATGCTGTCTGTCAACAACTCCATCTTCTACCGACCTAAGGACAAGGTCGTCCATGCTGACAACGCTCGGGTCAACTTCTTCCTCCCCGGTGGGGACCACCTGGTTCTGCTGAATGTTTATACACAG TGGGCTGAGAGTGGTTACTCTTCCCAGTGGTGCTATGAGAACTTTGTTCAGTTCAGATCCATGCGCCGAGCCCGGGATGTGCGGGAGCAGCTGGAAGGGCTCTTGGAACGTGTGGAAGTTGGTCTCAGTTCCTGCCAAGGGGACTACATCCGTGTCCGAAAG GCCATCACTGCTGGCTACTTCTACCACACAGCACGGTTGACTCGCAGCGGCTACCGCACAGTCAAACAGCAGCAGACAGTGTTCATTCATCCCAACTCTTCCCTCTTTGAGGAACAGCCACGCTGGCTGCTCTACCATGAACTTGTCTTGACCACCAAAGAGTTCATGAGACAG GTATTAGAGATTGAGAGCAGTTGGCTTCTCGAAGTGGCGCCCCACTATTACAAGGCCAAGGAGTTAGAAGATCCCCATGCTAAGAAAATGCCCAAAAAAATAGGCAAGACACGGGAAGAGCTAGGGTGA
- the C20H6orf136 gene encoding LOW QUALITY PROTEIN: uncharacterized protein C6orf136 homolog (The sequence of the model RefSeq protein was modified relative to this genomic sequence to represent the inferred CDS: inserted 3 bases in 2 codons; deleted 3 bases in 2 codons; substituted 2 bases at 2 genomic stop codons) translates to MYQPSRGAARRLGPCLRAYQTRVQVRAERKREGRGGGGERPSSXPARGAERASRFAQAYXRPPLLPTCAEPRVEGRGASGTGGRRCQPCRARDVCLPDLGAGGVEAGAVGRVRISPASSRLPVSGGDLKDRGRRXFAAPPGSRPDGPAGRALQPTHLAPGXRSRREGRPEWTRFGPLCPGGQDGHAPGGDGASGTPSGTEDQSSPWALPFPPLWPHSTTTTSPSLPLFWSPPPPSPPTRLLPPAPPLPLPQVQALTSPWVVLPPGKGEEGPGPELHSGCLDGLRSLFEGPPCPCPGALIPFQAPGTAHPSPATPSGDPSMEEHLAVMYERLRQELPNLFLHSHDYTLYSSDVEFINEILNMRTKGRTWYILSLTLCRFLAWNYFAQLRLEILQLTRHPENWTLQARWRLVGLPIHLLFLRFYKRDKEELYRTYDAYSTFYLNSNGLICRHRLDKLMPSHSPPAPVKKLLVGALVALGLSEPEPNLHLCSKD, encoded by the exons ATGTACCAGCCCAGCCGGGGGGCGGCCCGGCGCCTGGGCCCCTGCCTCCGCGCCTATCAGACTCGTGTCCAGGTGAGAGCCGAGAGGAagcgggaggggagaggagggggcggggagagacCCTCCTC GCCGGCGCGTGGGGCGGAGCGCGCGTCCCGTTTCGCGCAGGCGTACTGACGT CCACCACTGCTTCCCACCTGTGCGGAGCCGCGAGTGGAGGGGCGAGGGGCCTCAGGGACCGGAGGGCGGCGCTGCCAGCCCTGTCGCGCACGGGACGTCTGTCTCCCGGATCTT GGGGCAGGCGGGGTTGAGGCTGGCGCGGTGGGGCGCGTCCGCATTTCTCCCGCGTCTTCGCGGTTACCTGTGTCTGGAGGTGATTTGAAGGACAGAGGGCGGA GGTTCGCGGCGCCTCCAGGGAGCCGACCAGACGGACCTGCGGGCCGCGCTCTGCAGCCCACGCATCTTGCACCGGGATAGCGGTCCCGGCGGGAAGGCCGGCCCGAGTGGACCCGGTTCGGGCCCTTGTGCCCGGGCGGGCAAGATGGCCACGCCCCCGGCGGAGACGGCGCCTCCGGGACACCGTCGGGGACAGAG GACCAGTCTTCTCCATGGGCTCTACCATTCCCACCCCTTTGGCCTCACTCCACAACCactacttctccatctttgcctcttttctggtctcccccacccccaagccctcccaCCCGACTGCTTCCCCCAGctcccccactgcctctccctcAGGTCCAAGCCCTCACCTCACCATGGGTGGTTCTCCCCCCAGGAAAGGGGGAGGAGGGGCCAGGACCCGAGTTACATAGCGGCTGCCTGGATGGGCTCAGGAGCCTGTTTGAGGGGCCTCCCTGCCCCTGTCCTGGAGCTCTGATACCTTTCCAAGCCCCTGGAACCGCCCACCCTTCCCCTGCCACTCCATCAGGAGATCCGAGTATGGAGGAGCACCTGGCTGTCATGTATGAGAGACTGAGACAAGAG CTTCCCAATCTCTTCCTTCACTCCCACGACTACACTCTCTACTCATCGGATGTGGAATTCATCAATGAGATCCTGAACATGCGTACCAA AGGCCGGACGTGGTACATTCTGTCACTGACTCTCTGCCGCTTCCTGGCCTGGAACTATTTTGCACAGCTTCGGCTAGAAATTCTGCAGCTGACACGCCACCCTGAGAATTGGACCCTGCAAGCCCGCTGGCGGCTTGTGGGACTGCCTATCCACCTGCTCTTTCTTCGTTTTTATAAGCGTGACAAGGAGGAGCTTTACCG GACCTATGATGCCTATTCCACCTTCTACCTGAATTCCAACGGCCTCATTTGTCGCCATCGCCTAGACAAA CTGATGCCATCACATTCACCGCCTGCACCTGTGAAGAAGCTGTTAGTGGGAGCCCTGGTGGCTCTGGGGCTGTCGGAACCAGAACCGAACTTACACCTGTGTTCCAAGGACTGA